A window of the Gordonia hongkongensis genome harbors these coding sequences:
- a CDS encoding DMT family transporter yields MKWSFLAVAIALEVTGSLSLKGALDTPGLYALVAAGYIGSFLALFGSLRNGMKLGVGYGIWGASGVALTAVMSLVVFDEPITIVMGLGIVVVMAGVLLVEVGSQIAQKNAEVTQ; encoded by the coding sequence ATGAAGTGGTCATTTCTCGCTGTCGCTATTGCCTTGGAAGTCACCGGGTCGCTGTCGTTGAAGGGCGCCCTGGACACACCAGGGTTGTACGCCCTGGTAGCAGCGGGCTACATCGGTTCTTTCCTTGCCCTGTTCGGGTCACTGCGCAACGGCATGAAACTGGGTGTCGGCTACGGAATCTGGGGCGCAAGTGGAGTCGCGTTGACCGCAGTGATGTCTCTCGTCGTGTTCGACGAGCCGATCACCATCGTCATGGGCCTGGGCATCGTCGTGGTGATGGCCGGTGTACTGCTCGTCGAAGTCGGCTCGCAGATCGCTCAAAAGAACGCGGAGGTCACCCAGTGA
- a CDS encoding NBR1-Ig-like domain-containing protein → MNAAQRPAGGRRGRPETPLPAPETPLARLGAHLRYLRRVNRLSQTELAQQAECSSTTISQTELGKFRPSPELVATFDTVLHGDGILAGFLADVVAEDRSNRPPRSPAQAPETPPPTEPRPIPGDVSEWVDDVTVPDGTLMAPGERFVKVWRLRNAGTVAWEDRYLKRLGSLGSAGQVSTPALSPIPHTEPGETVDIAVHCKAHLLPGTSIAHFKMTDAHGHLYYPDLNPDGIRLAITVVEGRTPR, encoded by the coding sequence ATGAACGCTGCACAACGACCGGCGGGCGGGCGCCGTGGCCGTCCGGAAACACCGTTACCGGCCCCCGAGACGCCGTTGGCACGTCTGGGCGCCCACCTGCGCTATCTGCGGCGCGTCAACCGTCTGTCGCAGACCGAACTCGCTCAGCAGGCGGAGTGCTCGAGCACCACGATCAGCCAGACCGAGCTGGGCAAGTTCCGGCCCAGCCCGGAACTCGTCGCCACCTTCGACACCGTCCTGCACGGCGACGGCATCCTGGCGGGGTTCCTCGCCGATGTCGTCGCCGAAGATCGCTCCAATCGGCCACCGCGCTCACCCGCCCAGGCCCCCGAGACGCCGCCACCGACGGAACCGCGCCCGATCCCCGGCGACGTGTCGGAATGGGTCGACGACGTCACCGTGCCCGACGGCACGCTCATGGCACCGGGCGAACGGTTCGTCAAGGTCTGGCGGCTGCGCAACGCCGGCACCGTGGCCTGGGAAGACCGCTACCTCAAACGGCTGGGCTCCCTGGGATCAGCCGGCCAGGTCAGCACCCCCGCGCTGTCGCCGATCCCGCACACCGAGCCGGGCGAGACCGTCGATATCGCCGTGCACTGCAAGGCCCACCTGCTGCCCGGAACCTCGATCGCGCACTTCAAGATGACCGACGCCCACGGCCACCTCTACTACCCCGACCTCAACCCCGACGGCATCCGACTGGCCATCACCGTTGTCGAGGGCCGCACACCTCGGTAG
- a CDS encoding ParA family protein, whose product MAEDLGYTETSTDDEGAALARGLIVGGDIEVVKDVRPNLDVLPGGTKLEEATAALVARASRDAVGAKLALASILSPLTSEYDLVLIDCPPGDETLQTAAVAAASWALVPTKTDASSLKGLYAVAKRLESVLDINPDLDLLGVVLAGVSTSATTVKKRARTAISEAFDDDAVVFEAAVRHSEATAEATRARGLLVHELDNVVRTGPKWYEIRRGEAKPQSLAPQSSSSVADDLMAVAQELVQRVTAAESEAETA is encoded by the coding sequence CTGGCCGAAGACCTTGGCTACACGGAAACATCTACCGATGACGAGGGGGCGGCCCTAGCGCGAGGCCTCATCGTCGGAGGCGACATAGAGGTCGTCAAAGACGTTCGCCCTAACCTCGACGTCCTTCCCGGAGGCACGAAGTTGGAGGAAGCGACCGCCGCGCTGGTCGCCAGGGCGAGCCGTGATGCGGTGGGGGCGAAGCTCGCGCTAGCCTCCATTCTCAGCCCACTGACCAGTGAATACGACCTTGTGCTCATCGACTGCCCGCCCGGCGATGAAACCCTTCAAACAGCGGCTGTCGCCGCCGCTAGCTGGGCGTTGGTGCCCACAAAGACCGACGCCTCAAGCCTGAAAGGCCTGTACGCAGTCGCGAAACGACTCGAGTCGGTCCTCGACATCAATCCCGATCTCGACCTACTGGGCGTCGTGCTGGCCGGCGTCAGCACGTCGGCCACCACAGTCAAGAAGCGCGCCCGGACAGCGATTTCTGAGGCCTTCGACGACGACGCTGTCGTCTTCGAAGCGGCGGTGCGGCACTCCGAAGCCACCGCAGAGGCAACCCGGGCCCGTGGACTGCTGGTTCACGAGCTGGACAACGTGGTACGCACAGGGCCGAAGTGGTATGAGATTCGCCGCGGCGAAGCCAAACCCCAGTCTCTGGCCCCCCAGTCATCGTCATCTGTTGCCGACGACCTAATGGCTGTCGCCCAGGAACTGGTGCAACGTGTGACTGCCGCAGAAAGCGAGGCCGAAACAGCATGA
- a CDS encoding MerR family transcriptional regulator, translating into MAHDVGQGSFDELAPELFTVATVDTPNSGYRVPAVLEIVGVTYRQLDYWARTGLVTPSVQAAAGSGSQRLYSFRDILALKIVKRLLDAGISLRNIRTAVEFLADRGTTDLAQTTLISDGTTVYEATSDAEIIDLLHGGQGVFAIAVGHALTDLAGTVHQFPAEDATPTAAAAVDDLAQRCNAAVSEAV; encoded by the coding sequence ATGGCACACGACGTAGGCCAGGGCTCGTTTGACGAGCTGGCCCCCGAGCTGTTCACCGTGGCCACTGTCGACACCCCGAACTCGGGTTACCGGGTGCCGGCGGTGCTGGAGATCGTCGGCGTCACCTACCGCCAGCTCGACTACTGGGCCCGCACCGGGCTGGTCACACCGAGCGTGCAGGCCGCCGCCGGGTCCGGGTCGCAGCGTCTCTACAGCTTCCGCGACATCCTCGCGCTCAAGATTGTCAAACGACTCCTCGACGCCGGGATCTCGTTGCGCAACATCCGCACCGCGGTCGAGTTCCTCGCCGACCGCGGTACCACCGACCTCGCGCAAACGACCCTGATTAGCGACGGCACCACCGTCTACGAGGCCACCTCCGATGCTGAGATCATCGACCTGCTCCACGGCGGGCAAGGTGTCTTCGCCATCGCCGTTGGCCACGCCCTGACCGATCTGGCCGGCACCGTGCACCAATTCCCCGCCGAAGACGCCACCCCCACCGCAGCGGCGGCCGTCGACGACCTCGCGCAGCGATGCAATGCAGCCGTGTCCGAAGCAGTCTGA
- a CDS encoding WhiB family transcriptional regulator, whose translation MSTPVIPGDIHTAPLYPSRHRRAATQGPTWALVESPARHLPADAIPACTRNPDAWFPDRLSTARQGAGHAEMAACRHCPIRQGCARVALDDTAHLTGIWAGIYISPPASASQKAVRETAIEQLRTIAHPASDR comes from the coding sequence ATGAGCACACCGGTCATCCCCGGCGATATCCACACCGCGCCGCTGTATCCCAGCCGTCATCGGCGCGCGGCCACCCAAGGACCGACCTGGGCGCTGGTGGAGTCCCCAGCCCGCCACCTACCCGCCGACGCCATCCCGGCCTGCACCCGCAACCCCGACGCCTGGTTCCCCGATCGGCTGTCCACCGCCCGGCAGGGTGCCGGGCACGCCGAGATGGCCGCCTGCCGCCACTGCCCGATCCGACAAGGATGCGCCCGCGTCGCCCTCGACGACACCGCCCACCTCACCGGCATCTGGGCCGGGATCTACATCTCCCCACCCGCCTCAGCCAGCCAGAAAGCCGTCCGTGAAACCGCGATCGAGCAGCTACGCACCATCGCCCACCCGGCCAGCGACCGGTAA
- the merB gene encoding organomercurial lyase, with the protein MTPAQKAKYHDVDQALLRKWRTPAGQELIREGAKIANYLMEHGPLPTAVADDMLPEADRDTGMIRYFEDRDYHLETNAAGDIVGAGISLICDERSAVHISEIYGRRFYNWCVCDIVMFPIILGTFAPSSTVCPASGDTITFTVIPTGFDDLSHPEAWFTLAPAHGGDIRVIYCNRVNIYADREKAEAAAAADPDVACAPIAELWTGTKALADMF; encoded by the coding sequence ATGACCCCGGCACAGAAGGCGAAGTACCACGATGTTGATCAGGCGCTACTGCGGAAGTGGCGCACACCTGCCGGTCAGGAACTCATTCGCGAGGGCGCCAAGATCGCAAACTACCTGATGGAACACGGCCCTCTGCCGACGGCGGTGGCCGACGATATGCTGCCCGAGGCCGACCGGGACACGGGCATGATCCGCTACTTCGAGGACCGTGACTACCACCTCGAAACCAACGCTGCCGGCGACATCGTGGGTGCGGGGATCTCCCTGATCTGCGATGAGCGTTCGGCGGTGCACATCTCCGAGATCTACGGTCGCCGGTTCTACAACTGGTGCGTCTGCGACATCGTGATGTTTCCGATCATCCTGGGCACCTTCGCGCCATCGTCGACTGTCTGTCCGGCATCGGGAGACACCATCACCTTCACCGTCATCCCGACCGGGTTCGATGACCTCTCCCATCCCGAGGCGTGGTTCACCCTCGCTCCCGCCCACGGCGGAGATATCCGCGTCATCTACTGCAACCGCGTTAACATCTACGCCGACCGAGAGAAAGCAGAGGCCGCAGCCGCAGCCGATCCTGACGTAGCATGCGCACCGATCGCCGAACTCTGGACCGGAACAAAAGCACTCGCAGACATGTTCTGA
- a CDS encoding DMT family transporter — translation MNALALVALVCAILGEVGATISLRMATTGSRKWWVAVASGYIFAFAMLSIVLAEGVALGVAYGIWAAAGVAITAVLSRVFFKEPLTWIMSVGLVLIVGGVLLIELGAAH, via the coding sequence GTGAACGCACTTGCTCTCGTAGCACTCGTCTGCGCAATCCTCGGTGAAGTGGGGGCCACCATCTCCCTGCGTATGGCTACCACCGGCAGCAGAAAGTGGTGGGTCGCGGTCGCCAGCGGTTACATCTTCGCGTTCGCCATGCTCTCGATTGTTCTGGCCGAAGGAGTCGCACTCGGTGTCGCATACGGTATCTGGGCCGCCGCTGGGGTCGCGATCACCGCGGTACTGAGCCGTGTCTTCTTCAAAGAGCCACTGACCTGGATCATGAGTGTCGGTCTCGTCCTCATCGTCGGCGGCGTACTGCTCATCGAACTTGGCGCAGCACACTGA
- a CDS encoding DUF2690 domain-containing protein: protein MTRAGLAAITAAAGVAVATGVAAPAQAYPSGDPSATGCANGASTIWKNTYLGAGTVEVRYSPGCGTNWVRVSGATNRQSVAGIYSSYSGWQWSPSYSKSPSQYWTPMVYAPGSTCVTFRVKMQNGNGIGITDTGNKQLC, encoded by the coding sequence ATGACGCGCGCAGGGTTGGCGGCAATCACCGCGGCCGCAGGAGTAGCGGTGGCCACCGGTGTCGCCGCACCGGCGCAGGCCTACCCCAGCGGTGACCCGTCGGCGACAGGGTGCGCCAACGGGGCCTCGACAATCTGGAAGAACACCTACCTCGGTGCCGGCACCGTCGAGGTCCGCTACAGCCCCGGCTGCGGCACCAACTGGGTGAGGGTCAGCGGGGCCACCAACCGGCAGAGCGTGGCCGGGATCTACTCGTCCTACTCCGGGTGGCAGTGGTCGCCGTCGTACTCCAAGAGCCCCAGCCAGTACTGGACGCCGATGGTCTACGCGCCCGGATCGACGTGCGTGACCTTCCGGGTGAAGATGCAGAACGGCAACGGCATCGGCATCACCGACACCGGCAACAAGCAACTCTGCTGA
- a CDS encoding IS256 family transposase, whose translation MTAPHIVDPAGLLGQALADASPDLMRELLQTMINALLSADADAVCGAEWNARSAERTNRRNGYRHRPLDTRVGTVDVAIPKLRSGSYFPEWLLERRKRAESALITVVADCYLAGVSTRRMDKLVKTLGIDSLSKSQVSRMAEDLDEQVAAFRHRRLDEAGPFTFVTADALTIKVRENKQVVKAVVLLATGVNGDGHREVLGMQVATSETKASWNTFFADLVARGLGGVRLVTSDAHAGLIEAIAANLPGAVWQRCRTHYAANLMAVCPKSMWPAVKAMLHSVYDQPTATAVHEQFDRLLEYTDGRLPEVADHLGDAREDLLAFTGFPDDVWRQIWSNNPTERLNREIRRRTDVVGIFPNRDAIIRLIGAVLAEQTDEWAEGRRYLGLEVLSRCRLTLTTDTPTPTEATTDPLMQLPA comes from the coding sequence ATGACCGCACCCCATATTGTCGACCCTGCCGGCCTACTCGGCCAAGCCCTCGCAGACGCGTCACCGGATCTGATGCGCGAACTGCTACAGACTATGATCAACGCCCTGCTCTCGGCGGATGCCGACGCCGTGTGCGGTGCCGAATGGAACGCACGATCTGCCGAACGCACCAACCGCCGCAACGGCTACCGTCACCGCCCCCTCGACACCCGGGTCGGCACCGTCGACGTCGCCATTCCGAAGCTACGCTCGGGCAGCTACTTTCCCGAGTGGCTCCTCGAACGTCGCAAGCGGGCCGAGTCAGCGCTGATCACCGTCGTGGCCGACTGCTACCTGGCCGGTGTATCGACCCGCCGGATGGACAAACTGGTCAAGACACTCGGCATCGACTCACTGTCGAAGTCGCAGGTCTCACGCATGGCCGAAGACCTCGACGAGCAGGTCGCCGCATTCCGGCACCGCCGCCTCGACGAAGCCGGACCGTTCACCTTCGTCACCGCCGACGCGTTGACGATCAAAGTTCGTGAGAACAAGCAGGTCGTCAAGGCCGTCGTGCTGCTGGCGACCGGCGTCAATGGCGACGGCCACCGCGAGGTGTTGGGCATGCAGGTGGCCACCAGTGAGACCAAGGCATCGTGGAACACCTTCTTCGCCGACCTGGTGGCCCGCGGCCTGGGCGGGGTGCGCTTGGTGACCTCCGATGCTCATGCCGGGCTCATCGAGGCGATCGCAGCGAACCTGCCCGGCGCGGTATGGCAGCGCTGCCGCACCCACTACGCCGCCAACCTCATGGCAGTGTGCCCCAAGTCCATGTGGCCGGCGGTAAAAGCGATGCTGCACAGCGTGTATGACCAGCCCACCGCCACCGCGGTGCACGAGCAGTTCGACCGGCTCCTCGAATACACCGACGGCCGATTGCCCGAGGTCGCCGACCACCTCGGCGACGCCCGCGAGGACCTGCTCGCCTTCACCGGGTTCCCCGACGACGTGTGGCGCCAGATCTGGTCTAACAACCCCACCGAACGGCTCAACCGCGAGATCCGCCGCCGCACCGACGTTGTGGGCATCTTCCCCAACCGCGACGCAATCATCCGCCTCATCGGCGCCGTCCTGGCCGAACAGACCGACGAATGGGCCGAAGGCCGCCGCTATCTCGGACTCGAAGTCCTCAGCCGCTGCCGACTTACCCTGACCACCGACACCCCAACACCGACGGAGGCGACCACCGATCCACTGATGCAACTACCCGCCTGA
- a CDS encoding RNA polymerase sigma factor, translated as MDSDTDHEFDLQPARACNDAAHPPEDTDLTASAIDEQADQALPQLTEDDITEGVHARDHADVDESRELLLRHAKDAHMFSAVHASGFVGRNWDLLSNELSRYGLAVTTAWLRSGHIFALSANKGRGVSPTDTEREQLRDRNSDTAEEVAQMVVMRAVLLFRAQALKGRGWKPDGGAAITTYFMGACVLAFASEYRRFQTEWKRWTIDRGYPPDNLDPNTSHHRLATSIGNPASIVDTDTLAREMNTLSETDRTIVWLADNGYDQDEIAEICNLSSRRAVEGRLYRLRKQHRDRRRTWQQGGTTT; from the coding sequence GTGGACTCTGACACCGACCACGAGTTCGACCTACAACCCGCACGTGCCTGCAACGACGCTGCCCACCCACCCGAGGACACAGACCTCACGGCCTCGGCGATCGACGAGCAAGCAGACCAGGCGCTACCCCAGCTCACCGAAGACGACATCACCGAGGGAGTGCACGCGCGCGACCACGCCGACGTCGACGAGTCTCGCGAACTGCTCCTACGCCACGCCAAGGACGCACACATGTTCTCCGCGGTCCACGCCTCAGGGTTCGTCGGCCGCAACTGGGACCTGCTGAGCAACGAGCTGTCCCGCTACGGGCTGGCCGTGACCACCGCATGGCTGCGCTCAGGGCACATCTTCGCCCTCTCCGCGAACAAGGGCCGAGGGGTGTCCCCCACCGACACCGAACGCGAACAGCTCCGCGACCGCAACTCCGACACCGCCGAGGAAGTCGCGCAGATGGTGGTCATGCGAGCCGTTCTCCTCTTCCGCGCGCAGGCACTCAAAGGCCGCGGATGGAAACCCGATGGCGGCGCGGCGATCACCACCTACTTCATGGGTGCCTGCGTCCTGGCTTTCGCCAGCGAGTACCGACGGTTCCAGACCGAGTGGAAACGCTGGACCATCGACCGCGGGTACCCGCCCGACAATCTGGACCCCAACACCTCACACCACCGCCTGGCCACATCGATCGGCAACCCCGCCAGCATCGTCGACACCGACACCCTCGCACGCGAGATGAACACCCTCAGCGAGACCGACCGGACCATCGTCTGGCTCGCCGACAACGGATACGACCAGGACGAAATCGCCGAGATCTGCAACCTCTCCTCGCGACGCGCCGTTGAAGGCAGGCTCTACCGCCTACGCAAGCAACATCGCGACCGCCGGCGCACCTGGCAACAAGGAGGCACCACGACATGA
- a CDS encoding redoxin NrdH — protein sequence MTITVYTKPACVQCNATYKALDKQGLDYEIVDITQDPAARDHIMALGYLQAPVVIAGDKHWSGFRPDHIKALAKEASLSSVAS from the coding sequence ATGACCATCACCGTCTACACCAAACCCGCATGCGTCCAGTGCAACGCCACCTACAAAGCCCTCGACAAACAAGGCCTGGACTACGAAATCGTCGACATCACCCAAGACCCCGCAGCCCGCGACCACATCATGGCCCTCGGCTACCTCCAAGCCCCCGTCGTCATCGCCGGCGACAAGCACTGGTCCGGCTTCCGGCCCGACCACATCAAGGCACTGGCGAAAGAGGCATCGTTGTCGTCAGTTGCCTCATGA
- a CDS encoding TetR/AcrR family transcriptional regulator: MATKPEILDAALAVLRRGDALTIDAVARPAGLTKPGVVHHFATKEVLTVAVLDHLLDRWIRELTHRAGEQASAADRLRAYVEYTLLGDMDPADLALLAEPRLRDKLSARWAQRMNPWFGETDDPQIVAARLVADGAWIDRCLGMLELSRAQRLSVVEVVFTLIDQEGSHT; this comes from the coding sequence GTGGCCACGAAACCGGAGATACTGGATGCGGCGCTGGCGGTGTTGCGGCGCGGTGACGCGTTGACCATTGATGCGGTGGCGCGGCCGGCTGGTCTGACCAAGCCGGGGGTGGTGCACCACTTTGCCACCAAGGAGGTGTTGACGGTCGCGGTCCTCGATCACCTGCTGGACAGGTGGATTCGCGAGCTGACACATCGAGCGGGAGAGCAAGCGAGCGCCGCGGACAGGCTGCGCGCGTACGTCGAATACACCCTCCTGGGCGATATGGATCCCGCTGATCTCGCACTGCTGGCAGAGCCTCGCCTGCGCGACAAACTGTCCGCGCGGTGGGCGCAGCGCATGAATCCGTGGTTCGGAGAAACCGACGATCCCCAGATCGTCGCGGCCAGACTCGTCGCCGACGGGGCATGGATAGACAGATGTCTGGGCATGCTCGAGCTGTCGAGAGCGCAGCGCCTGTCCGTCGTCGAAGTGGTATTCACGCTGATCGACCAGGAGGGGTCGCACACATGA
- a CDS encoding ribonuclease catalytic domain-containing protein, whose amino-acid sequence MTTTATQCALMIDASTTRDRDDAFTVTPTATGWDVTVLVANVADLVPAGSPVDRTAATRVETRYRATGTVPMLGAQLEHAATLSATQDRDALAIRLRVSADGDVTLADLGREVLLAGSCVAITHDQVTTILDNPEHAHHGQLSASAQLAQVLTGRRRAAGAFVVYDLTRGLVSGEDGRLLALPEGHNAAAYVIVAELMIAVNTVVAQYAIDAELPILFRNHLRNPVAPADVDRLADLAAALSTVTTTAELAALQGQLNTAISKATYGATVRGHIGLQVPAYTHATSPLRRYADLVTQRQLLAHLDDTQLPYTAEQLATIADALAALTAERDADSEAAQKARTRRANEAAIAAGDLSHMNDREFLRVLRLGTQAAPPASVATELTERATAGRLHAGHVAVLYTTDHPDWKTLRANLTAQLRAEHAYLAPSAISALQQIDGGQIVTPTLDTDITGPPHQRTFATRAHLEDMTTRWHTGPVKKATEHAALWDLLDIIGHHTPSADPTTPPPTPEPEPEGESVPAPTAVATHAEPAVPTVSVPGEGTWDAFALHAALGGDDDSRRKRRRANALRNPVGWLTTLAASIGAGELHVGTHPEGPPHQRMFTVTLTAGPVRATAAASTIKAAKTAAAHAAVTGLFDNPPAVAATTAHHHAGGA is encoded by the coding sequence ATGACCACCACTGCCACGCAGTGCGCGTTGATGATCGACGCGTCGACCACCCGGGATCGTGATGACGCGTTCACTGTCACCCCCACCGCCACGGGATGGGATGTGACGGTGTTGGTGGCCAACGTGGCCGATCTGGTACCGGCCGGGTCGCCGGTAGACCGCACCGCCGCGACCCGGGTGGAAACTCGCTACCGCGCCACGGGCACGGTGCCGATGCTCGGAGCGCAGCTCGAGCACGCCGCAACGCTGTCGGCCACCCAGGATCGGGACGCTCTGGCCATCCGCCTGCGGGTGTCCGCCGACGGCGACGTGACTCTGGCCGACCTCGGCCGTGAAGTCCTGTTGGCCGGGTCGTGTGTGGCGATCACTCACGATCAGGTCACCACGATCCTCGACAACCCCGAGCACGCCCACCACGGGCAGTTGTCGGCGTCCGCGCAGCTGGCGCAGGTGTTGACCGGTCGGCGGCGCGCAGCGGGGGCGTTCGTGGTCTACGACCTGACCCGCGGGCTGGTCTCAGGTGAAGACGGCCGGCTGCTGGCCTTACCGGAGGGCCACAACGCCGCGGCGTATGTGATCGTTGCGGAGTTGATGATCGCCGTGAATACGGTTGTGGCGCAGTACGCCATCGATGCCGAGCTGCCGATCCTGTTCCGCAATCACCTCCGCAATCCCGTCGCACCCGCTGATGTCGACCGGCTCGCGGATCTGGCCGCCGCGCTGTCCACGGTCACCACCACCGCCGAACTGGCGGCGTTGCAAGGCCAGCTCAACACCGCGATCTCCAAAGCCACCTACGGCGCGACCGTCCGCGGGCACATCGGATTGCAGGTCCCGGCATACACGCACGCGACCTCGCCGTTGCGCCGCTACGCCGACCTGGTCACCCAACGCCAACTCCTGGCCCACCTCGACGACACCCAGTTGCCCTACACCGCAGAACAGTTGGCCACCATCGCCGACGCCCTGGCCGCGCTCACCGCCGAACGTGACGCCGACTCCGAGGCAGCGCAGAAAGCCCGCACCCGCCGAGCGAACGAAGCAGCGATCGCCGCCGGCGACCTGTCGCACATGAACGACCGCGAGTTCTTGCGCGTGCTACGCCTGGGCACCCAAGCCGCACCACCGGCATCGGTGGCCACCGAACTCACCGAACGCGCCACAGCCGGCCGGTTACACGCGGGGCACGTCGCGGTGCTCTACACCACCGATCACCCTGACTGGAAGACTCTGCGCGCCAACCTCACCGCACAGTTACGTGCCGAGCACGCGTACCTGGCGCCGTCGGCGATCTCGGCACTCCAGCAGATCGACGGCGGACAGATCGTCACCCCCACCCTCGACACCGACATCACCGGCCCACCCCACCAACGCACCTTCGCCACCCGCGCCCACCTCGAGGACATGACCACCCGTTGGCACACCGGCCCGGTCAAGAAGGCCACCGAACACGCCGCCCTGTGGGACCTGCTCGACATCATCGGCCACCACACCCCGAGCGCCGACCCCACCACGCCACCACCCACACCGGAGCCGGAACCCGAGGGCGAGTCCGTGCCGGCGCCGACGGCGGTCGCCACCCATGCCGAGCCGGCTGTCCCGACAGTCTCCGTGCCGGGCGAGGGAACCTGGGATGCGTTCGCACTGCATGCCGCGCTCGGCGGCGACGACGACTCCCGGCGTAAGCGCCGCCGCGCTAACGCCCTGAGAAACCCGGTCGGCTGGCTGACCACCCTCGCCGCCTCGATCGGCGCCGGCGAGCTGCATGTCGGCACCCACCCCGAGGGCCCACCCCATCAGCGGATGTTCACCGTCACCCTCACTGCCGGACCCGTCCGCGCTACCGCGGCCGCATCGACGATCAAGGCGGCCAAGACTGCTGCCGCCCACGCCGCAGTCACCGGCCTGTTCGACAACCCACCAGCGGTGGCCGCCACCACTGCGCACCACCACGCTGGCGGGGCATGA
- a CDS encoding ParB family protein: MTEETPDRIISGLPSRPTKAAEPAGGDLRRLRKKNREQQPRVTATGPQNRAPATTQAAPTAPAERSEPQEELTTRSTIYFRKPNLTRARRAFRATQHLEGDRSWSDFVDKAVAAETRRREAAHNHGDAFGGPDGPLAAGRPLET; this comes from the coding sequence ATGACCGAGGAGACTCCGGATCGCATCATCTCAGGCCTACCCAGCCGTCCTACCAAGGCGGCCGAACCTGCTGGAGGGGACCTTCGCCGCCTACGGAAGAAGAACCGCGAGCAACAACCCCGGGTGACGGCAACTGGTCCGCAGAACCGAGCGCCGGCAACCACTCAGGCTGCACCTACTGCCCCTGCGGAGCGGTCCGAACCGCAGGAAGAACTCACAACGCGGTCGACGATCTACTTCCGTAAACCCAACCTCACACGAGCCCGCCGCGCATTCCGCGCCACACAGCACCTGGAAGGGGACCGATCGTGGTCAGACTTCGTTGACAAAGCTGTGGCCGCCGAAACACGGCGACGAGAAGCCGCGCACAACCACGGCGACGCCTTCGGAGGCCCTGACGGGCCGCTAGCCGCAGGTCGACCCCTGGAGACCTAA
- a CDS encoding ParA family protein translates to MAASEAIHRDRVVAVINGKGGVLKTTLTANIGGLLAHSGYHVLLGTSTHRETWPKTLATRKHLPMTRGRP, encoded by the coding sequence ATGGCAGCGTCTGAGGCAATTCATCGAGACAGAGTGGTAGCCGTGATCAACGGCAAAGGGGGAGTCCTCAAGACCACCCTCACAGCTAACATCGGCGGCCTCTTGGCTCACAGCGGGTATCACGTGCTCCTGGGGACCTCGACCCACAGGGAAACCTGGCCGAAGACCTTGGCTACACGGAAACATCTACCGATGACGAGGGGGCGGCCCTAG
- a CDS encoding WhiB family transcriptional regulator, giving the protein MNADHRRVGGWADLAAEILDTDPSPRDWIGDAICAQTDPDIFFPNKGQSTAAATLVCQACPVKTACAQWAADAGERYGVWGGINTRARDSVIVAGAKAS; this is encoded by the coding sequence GTGAACGCCGATCACCGCCGCGTCGGCGGCTGGGCAGACCTCGCAGCGGAGATTCTCGATACCGATCCCTCGCCGCGTGACTGGATTGGCGATGCTATCTGCGCGCAGACCGATCCCGATATCTTCTTCCCCAACAAAGGACAGTCGACTGCCGCTGCCACCCTGGTGTGCCAGGCATGTCCAGTCAAGACCGCCTGCGCGCAGTGGGCCGCGGATGCTGGTGAGCGATACGGCGTATGGGGCGGTATCAACACCCGCGCCCGTGATTCCGTCATCGTGGCCGGGGCGAAGGCGAGCTGA